One part of the Eucalyptus grandis isolate ANBG69807.140 chromosome 10, ASM1654582v1, whole genome shotgun sequence genome encodes these proteins:
- the LOC120288810 gene encoding probable disease resistance protein At1g58390, which yields MAASNTITYTMAAEAAAEIVSQKLEMLLSHPVCVRCSSIEPLVKEAKEKLATIQEFFSTPDSMSLSRAGWLGRLLQAMYDTEQFIENFHLREVGGRHDALHMAMRLPAALISKHKLRRDLSNLVNKMQEMQEMQELCQDHGLTGKKEAEGKMRKESACSSSLTSAPEQDEKLARLTSLWDWQESMKDLWLQQKEEIKLSIRGEGTRQGNLGWTLIWGEQGVGKTYVTRCVYNEAKYLGFEWCAWVRLSAGMDIQDFLFEILQQMGKLAREVKDMNLHEMTEMHRIELAKRKKFLIVLDGMHPSNERLLPRLVSILYPGPGHIIITTQDSSIANKTSFFPERRIELKKLNSTQSRKMLAGKFKQRVPNGQSLSKKKGIIEICQGLPLRISLLSGLLLNAGDQERAALEKDRSKMSTSELLQLSYHKLAAHLKPCFIYMVLFPRAAPISTRRLVRLWLAEGLLDSHCYDGERKLTRQPEAAGETFILDLAGRNVIEVVSWRADGFPKACYMLTSLYDLIHPIAMDTKFLHIHAASKSKDENDRDPTSQQQQLPAHQYEIKVRWLAEHTNIVRDGHGGSYPGLYLDHVRSFLSFYMRRGMLTKEISNFLRNMTSKTAYSLLRVLDLEGVYRPSLEGVLHKLVLLKYLGLRSTVLHSIPSAVADLQYLETLDIKDTYITSLPNSFWKARNLRHLHLNWLYIDLKKIFEDDNALTKLQTLSGLVIGEVKENSVMGHMNSLTTLKLFLHQLDRDTSGTTGKALADWISSRLTYLQSLTLGVTKNAKPAKSQIGPLPKLSLAEHHGLFVLYLLGRLNKPIWTQLLPVSLRVLILSGSRVEADMMPELGGLLGHLRTLKLLANSFLGTSLTFAKGGFPSLMILKIWKLPQLVRVTIKEGAMPRLIKLEFRHLECLKTVEGIHECKILENFSVMSQCDALVNQLRDKIGEKVNLHFEDSKRPGSSADDEDEDEDEDEDS from the coding sequence ATGGCTGCTTCCAACACGATAACATACACGATGGCTGCTGAAGCCGCTGCTGAGATCGTGTCCCAGAAATTAGAGATGTTGCTCTCTCATCCGGTGTGCGTAAGGTGCTCGTCAATTGAACCACTCGTGAAGGAGGCCAAGGAGAAGCTGGCCACGATTCAAGAGTTCTTTTCCACGCCAGACAGCATGTCCCTGAGTAGGGCAGGATGGTTGGGGCGGCTCCTCCAAGCCATGTACGACACTGAGCAATTCATCGAGAATTTCCACCTCAGAGAGGTCGGCGGGAGGCACGACGCCCTGCACATGGCCATGAGGCTGCCAGCCGCGCTCATCTCCAAGCACAAGCTAAGGAGGGACCTGTCCAATCTGGTGAATAAGATGCAGGAGATGCAGGAGATGCAGGAGCTGTGTCAAGACCACGGCTTGACGGGCAAGAAGGAGGCCGAGGGCAAGATGAGGAAGGAATCTGCTTGTTCCTCCTCCCTTACTAGTGCTCCAGAGCAAGATGAAAAACTGGCGAGGCTGACTAGTTTATGGGATTGGCAAGAGTCGATGAAAGATTTATGGCTGCAGCaaaaggaggaaataaaattGTCTATTCGGGGGGAGGGAACGAGACAGGGGAATCTCGGTTGGACTTTGATTTGGGGCGAGCAAGGCGTCGGCAAGACGTACGTCACGAGATGCGTCTACAATGAAGCGAAGTACCTGGGCTTTGAGTGGTGTGCTTGGGTCCGCCTCTCAGCCGGAATGGACATCCAGgatttcttatttgagataCTGCAGCAAATGGGGAAGCTAGCGAGGGAGGTGAAGGACATGAATTTGCACGAGATGACGGAAATGCACCGCATTGAATTGGCCAAGAGGAAGAAGTTCCTCATCGTGTTGGATGGCATGCACCCGTCCAACGAGCGACTCCTGCCAAGGTTAGTGAGCATCCTTTATCCTGGGCCAGGCCACATAATTATCACGACTCAAGACTCCAGCATAGCCAATAAGACGTCCTTTTTCCCGGAAAGGAGGATCgagctaaaaaaattaaattcaacaCAGAGCCGGAAAATGCTCGCTGGGAAGTTCAAGCAAAGAGTACCCAATGGTCAGAGCCTCTCAAAAAAGAAGGGTATCATAGAAATTTGTCAGGGCTTGCCGCTCCGTATATCCTTACTCAGCGGTTTGCTGCTAAATGCTGGAGACCAGGAACGCGCAGCGTTGGAGAAAGATCGTTCTAAGATGTCAACATCAGAGCTACTACAATTGAGTTACCATAAATTGGCAGCCCATCTAAAACCGTGTTTCATCTACATGGTTTTGTTCCCCCGAGCAGCCCCCATTTCGACAAGGAGGCTAGTGAGGCTGTGGTTGGCTGAGGGCTTATTGGATTCGCATTGTTACGACGGAGAAAGAAAACTGACAAGGCAGCCCGAGGCTGCTGGAGAGACTTTCATTCTGGACCTTGCGGGAAGGAACGTCATCGAGGTGGTGAGCTGGAGGGCGGATGGATTCCCCAAAGCTTGCTACATGCTCACCTCTCTGTATGACCTGATCCACCCGATCGCCATGGACACAAAGTTCCTCCACATACATGCCGCTAGCAAGTCAAAAGACGAGAATGACCGCGACCCAACCAGCCAGCAACAACAGCTGCCAGCCCATCAGTACGAAATCAAGGTCCGGTGGCTCGCAGAGCACACAAACATAGTCAGAGACGGCCATGGTGGCAGCTACCCCGGTTTGTACCTCGATCACGTTCGCTCGTTTCTGTCGTTCTACATGAGGAGAGGCATGCTCACCAAGGAAATCAGCAACTTCCTCAGGAACATGACCTCCAAGACCGCCTATAGCTTGCTGAGGGTACTTGACTTGGAGGGTGTGTATAGGCCATCCTTGGAAGGTGTGCTCCATAAGTTGGTGCTCCTAAAGTACCTAGGATTAAGATCCACGGTGTTGCACTCGATCCCTAGTGCAGTTGCGGATCTGCAATATCTTGAGACTCTTGACATAAAGGACACCTACATCACTTCCCTGCCGAATTCCTTCTGGAAGGCGAGGAACTTGAGGCACTTGCATCTCAACTGGTTGTACATCGACTTGAAGAAGATCTTCGAGGATGATAATGCTTTGACTAAACTCCAAACCTTAAGCGGGCTAGTTATCGGTGAAGTGAAGGAGAACTCGGTGATGGGCCACATGAACAGCTTGACCACGCTGAAGCTTTTCTTGCACCAATTGGATAGGGACACCTCAGGCACTACGGGAAAAGCACTAGCCGATTGGATTAGCTCTAGGCTCACCTATCTCCAGTCCTTGACCTTGGGGGTGACCAAAAATGCCAAGCCCGCGAAATCGCAGATAGGCCCGTTGCCGAAATTGTCGTTGGCGGAACATCACGGACTGTTCGTGCTTTACTTGCTGGGCCGACTCAATAAACCCATCTGGACACAGCTCCTGCCGGTCTCGCTCAGGGTTTTGATCCTGTCGGGTTCGAGGGTGGAAGCAGACATGATGCCTGAGTTGGGTGGCCTCCTGGGACACCTGAGGACACTTAAGCTGTTGGCCAATTCTTTCCTAGGCACTAGTCTGACGTTCGCCAAAGGTGGGTTTCCGAGCCTCATGAtcttgaagatttggaagctGCCTCAGCTTGTGCGTGTGACTATTAAAGAAGGAGCAATGCCGCGTCTCATAAAACTCGAGTTTAGGCACCTCGAGTGTTTGAAAACTGTTGAAGGGATCCACGAGTGCAAGATATTGGAGAATTTTAGTGTGATGTCCCAATGCGATGCTCTTGTTAACCAACTCAGGGACAAAATAGGAGAGAAGGTGAATCTGCATTTTGAAGACAGCAAGAGGCCTGGATCTTCGGCCGATGACGAGgacgaggatgaggatgaggatgaggacaGCTAG